A genomic region of Catalinimonas niigatensis contains the following coding sequences:
- a CDS encoding heavy-metal-associated domain-containing protein, with translation MKTYKFKTNINCGGCVETVASYLNNSQEILQWNVATEEEEKTLTVMGQESLEPRDVVDIINLAGFSAKPLKKGILTKIFGS, from the coding sequence ATGAAAACCTATAAGTTTAAAACCAACATCAATTGTGGCGGCTGTGTCGAAACTGTTGCTTCGTACCTTAACAATTCCCAGGAAATTTTACAATGGAATGTAGCTACGGAGGAGGAAGAAAAAACACTTACCGTCATGGGACAAGAGTCCCTGGAACCTAGAGACGTCGTGGATATTATTAATCTGGCTGGCTTCTCTGCTAAACCATTAAAAAAAGGAATATTGACTAAGATCTTCGGAAGTTGA
- a CDS encoding DinB family protein gives MHTLFKDFLEYNHYANKLFIRIFLENGFQEEKGIRLFSHIINAHHIWLARIRNDTPMFDVWEIHVSNSFSKVDQENHRQSLKLLQDEKDLNRIVSYTNSKGHAYQNSIQEILLHIINHSTHHRGQIATLIRESGMEPPVSDYIFYKR, from the coding sequence ATGCATACTTTATTCAAAGATTTTCTGGAATATAACCATTATGCTAACAAACTCTTTATCAGAATCTTTCTGGAGAATGGTTTTCAAGAAGAAAAAGGAATCAGACTCTTCAGCCACATCATCAATGCTCATCACATTTGGCTGGCTCGTATCAGGAACGATACACCTATGTTTGATGTATGGGAAATTCATGTCAGCAACAGTTTTTCTAAAGTTGACCAAGAAAATCATCGTCAGTCCCTAAAGTTGCTACAGGATGAAAAAGACCTGAACAGAATCGTCAGTTACACCAATTCCAAAGGGCATGCTTACCAAAATAGTATACAGGAAATCTTACTGCACATTATCAATCACTCTACGCATCATCGGGGGCAAATTGCAACGCTGATCCGAGAGAGTGGTATGGAGCCTCCTGTTTCAGATTATATATTTTACAAAAGATAA
- a CDS encoding SufE family protein → MPETIKEIQDEIIEEFSMLDGDQEMTNFYIMELGQKLPELEEENKTEDNIIKGCQSKVWVVPVPEGERLNFKADSNSAITKGLVSLLVRIFNHQKAEDILNADLYFIDKIGMNRFIGTQRSNGFGAMIKQIRLFALVQKDRIEATK, encoded by the coding sequence ATGCCAGAGACTATCAAAGAAATACAGGACGAAATCATTGAAGAATTTTCCATGCTGGATGGAGATCAGGAGATGACCAATTTTTATATCATGGAACTTGGCCAGAAGCTTCCTGAGTTAGAAGAAGAAAATAAAACGGAAGATAATATCATCAAAGGCTGCCAGTCTAAAGTATGGGTAGTACCTGTACCTGAAGGAGAGCGCCTGAATTTTAAAGCAGATAGCAATTCTGCCATTACCAAGGGGCTGGTAAGTTTGTTAGTACGGATTTTTAACCATCAAAAAGCTGAGGATATCCTGAACGCAGATCTATATTTTATTGACAAGATTGGAATGAACCGCTTTATTGGCACCCAACGGTCTAATGGTTTTGGAGCTATGATCAAGCAAATCAGATTGTTTGCTTTGGTGCAAAAAGACCGTATTGAAGCGACCAAGTAA
- a CDS encoding phosphoadenylyl-sulfate reductase, whose amino-acid sequence MKFEQIKQQLEKYKSEGKTLFTTSSFQTHSLVLLHMLSRIDRDIPVYFLNTGYLFPEAVAFADEVSERFGMNLKRVNPLVPKHQQRDAEGNLLFTSDPDYCCYLNKTQPMETVLRDYDIWINGIRAEQSRVRQAMKVEQPAPHDVLRFHPMLDWTIQEVFAYIREYDLPRHPLDAKGYASIGCEPCTKKPDPDMQEREARWYGMNKTECGLNTDLAKA is encoded by the coding sequence GTGAAATTTGAGCAGATTAAGCAGCAGTTGGAAAAATATAAGAGTGAAGGTAAAACACTGTTTACAACCTCTTCTTTTCAAACCCACAGTCTTGTACTATTGCATATGTTGAGTCGGATTGACCGGGATATTCCTGTGTATTTTCTGAATACCGGTTACCTTTTTCCAGAGGCAGTAGCTTTTGCAGATGAAGTATCCGAACGTTTTGGCATGAATCTTAAGAGAGTCAATCCATTGGTTCCAAAGCATCAGCAGCGCGATGCAGAAGGCAACTTACTTTTTACTTCTGATCCGGATTATTGCTGTTATTTGAACAAAACCCAGCCTATGGAGACTGTGCTGAGGGATTATGATATATGGATTAATGGTATCCGAGCTGAACAGAGCAGGGTAAGGCAGGCGATGAAGGTAGAACAGCCTGCTCCTCATGATGTACTTCGTTTCCATCCTATGTTGGATTGGACTATTCAGGAAGTATTTGCTTACATTCGCGAATATGATCTGCCACGCCATCCTCTGGATGCTAAGGGCTACGCAAGTATTGGTTGTGAACCTTGTACCAAGAAACCAGATCCTGATATGCAGGAAAGAGAAGCCCGCTGGTACGGCATGAACAAAACGGAATGTGGACTAAATACTGATTTGGCAAAAGCTTAA
- a CDS encoding GNAT family N-acetyltransferase — MRTIFSEYKTDYSSYTFSYAVYCIKETQKELADIYGRGFLPYTGNTSLEDDTFYMARSLRVDLQNFKSSSENRRVDRKIEPLAIQMQIQEKKDFNLQDEEFQQFCSHYAEERFSGGSMQAERLKYVMEREMLTHIISFYSGDKIYGYVFTVMEGDMLHYWFSFYDTEYMRSHSLGKWMMWKVIDWAQEQQLSHVYIGTCYKERSLYKVRDHKGAEFFDGARWNTDVSLLKELCKSDEEEKNSDLFKSRPEMYK; from the coding sequence ATGAGAACCATTTTCTCCGAATACAAAACGGATTATTCCAGCTATACTTTTTCGTATGCAGTGTACTGCATCAAAGAAACACAAAAGGAATTGGCTGATATCTATGGCCGTGGCTTTCTACCCTATACTGGTAATACTTCATTAGAAGATGATACCTTTTACATGGCGCGCAGCTTACGCGTTGACTTACAAAACTTTAAAAGCAGTTCTGAGAACCGCCGGGTGGATAGAAAAATAGAACCTTTGGCAATCCAGATGCAAATTCAAGAGAAAAAAGATTTCAACCTTCAGGATGAGGAATTTCAACAATTCTGCTCCCACTATGCCGAAGAACGCTTCTCCGGAGGCTCTATGCAGGCTGAAAGACTTAAATATGTGATGGAGCGTGAAATGCTGACCCATATCATATCTTTCTATTCAGGAGATAAAATTTACGGATATGTATTTACTGTCATGGAAGGTGATATGCTCCACTACTGGTTTTCTTTTTATGACACGGAGTATATGCGCTCACATTCTTTGGGAAAATGGATGATGTGGAAAGTCATAGACTGGGCTCAGGAGCAGCAATTGTCACATGTCTATATTGGTACCTGCTATAAGGAAAGATCGCTCTATAAAGTCCGTGACCATAAAGGAGCTGAGTTTTTTGACGGGGCCAGATGGAATACGGATGTCAGCTTGCTTAAAGAACTCTGCAAGAGTGATGAAGAAGAGAAAAACAGTGATTTATTCAAAAGCAGGCCGGAAATGTATAAATAA
- a CDS encoding NAD-dependent epimerase/dehydratase family protein, giving the protein MTVLVTGGAGYVGTQLMAQLVKDPSISRIIVYDNLSRDNFHMFLGEHLKEKSSNKELKIELIHGELLDTRKLRMAVKEANIIYHLAAKVVTPFVNSDGHAYEQTNHWGTAELVYAIEESPKVQKLVYLSSTSVYGSSQALVDESSIPSPQTLYGISKLRGEEHVQRLFPKIPTYIMRCGNVYGFNESLRFDAVINRFMFEANFKRRISIHGDGKQRRAFINVQRVGEVLAQLIHTNMPSDIYNLVDKNFQILDIVDVVKAIYFDLEFIFVNRHLGLRELSVDTNLKLFKYLPQWEEDSLLDEMEEFRTRFSF; this is encoded by the coding sequence ATGACTGTTTTAGTAACTGGGGGAGCAGGCTATGTCGGCACCCAATTGATGGCGCAATTGGTAAAAGATCCATCCATCTCGCGCATTATCGTCTATGATAACTTATCCCGAGATAATTTTCATATGTTTTTAGGTGAACATCTGAAAGAAAAGTCTTCTAACAAAGAGCTTAAAATAGAACTCATACATGGTGAATTGCTGGATACGCGGAAGTTGCGTATGGCAGTAAAGGAGGCCAATATCATATATCATCTGGCAGCAAAGGTAGTCACTCCTTTTGTAAATTCCGACGGACATGCATACGAGCAAACCAATCATTGGGGTACTGCTGAGTTGGTTTATGCTATTGAAGAGTCGCCTAAGGTACAAAAGTTGGTCTATCTGAGTAGTACCTCAGTTTATGGATCATCTCAAGCGTTGGTAGATGAAAGTTCAATTCCAAGCCCGCAGACTCTCTATGGCATTTCTAAGTTAAGGGGAGAGGAGCATGTGCAAAGATTATTTCCTAAAATTCCTACATACATCATGCGTTGTGGTAACGTGTATGGCTTCAACGAAAGTTTGCGTTTTGATGCGGTCATCAACCGTTTTATGTTTGAAGCTAATTTCAAGCGCCGTATCTCTATTCATGGAGATGGAAAACAAAGAAGAGCGTTTATCAATGTACAAAGGGTAGGAGAGGTATTGGCACAATTGATCCACACGAATATGCCTTCAGATATTTATAATCTCGTGGATAAAAACTTCCAGATTCTGGATATCGTAGATGTGGTAAAGGCAATCTATTTTGACCTTGAATTTATCTTTGTCAATCGCCACCTGGGGCTAAGAGAGCTTTCGGTAGATACCAATCTGAAACTTTTCAAGTATCTCCCTCAATGGGAAGAAGACTCCTTGTTGGATGAAATGGAGGAGTTCCGAACACGTTTTTCTTTTTAA
- a CDS encoding SUF system Fe-S cluster assembly protein, with protein MSTEKTNIENLREKVVNAIKTVYDPEIPVDVYELGLIYEISVYPVNNVFVLMTLTSPSCPAAETIPSEVEQKIKQIEGINDVKIELTFDPPFTQDMMSEAAKLELGFM; from the coding sequence ATGAGTACTGAGAAAACAAATATTGAAAATCTGAGAGAAAAAGTAGTCAACGCCATCAAGACTGTGTATGATCCTGAAATTCCAGTTGACGTTTACGAACTGGGATTAATTTATGAGATCAGCGTCTATCCAGTCAATAATGTGTTTGTGTTGATGACGCTTACTTCTCCATCTTGTCCGGCTGCCGAGACTATTCCTTCGGAAGTAGAACAAAAGATCAAACAGATAGAGGGCATCAATGATGTAAAAATTGAGCTGACCTTTGACCCTCCTTTCACACAAGACATGATGTCTGAAGCAGCAAAGTTAGAGCTTGGTTTTATGTAA
- a CDS encoding BrxA/BrxB family bacilliredoxin: MYPEQLVAPMRKDLTTVGFQEFTTSEQVEKHLSEHKGTTLMVINSVCGCAAGAARPGVKYALQHSEKKPDHLTTVFAGVDQEAVAKAREFTLPYPPSSPSIALFKDGELVHFVERHHIEGRPAEMIAEHLIDVFEEFC, translated from the coding sequence ATGTATCCAGAACAATTAGTAGCACCTATGCGCAAAGACCTGACTACGGTTGGGTTTCAGGAGTTTACAACCTCTGAGCAAGTAGAGAAGCATTTGAGCGAACATAAAGGCACTACCTTGATGGTGATCAACTCTGTGTGCGGATGTGCCGCAGGCGCTGCCCGTCCCGGAGTGAAATATGCTTTGCAACACAGCGAAAAGAAGCCTGATCATCTTACCACTGTTTTTGCCGGTGTAGATCAGGAAGCGGTAGCCAAAGCGCGTGAATTCACTTTACCTTACCCTCCTTCTTCACCTTCTATTGCTCTTTTCAAAGATGGTGAACTGGTTCATTTCGTAGAAAGACACCATATTGAAGGTCGTCCTGCTGAAATGATTGCCGAGCACCTGATAGATGTGTTTGAAGAATTTTGCTAG
- a CDS encoding cysteine desulfurase has protein sequence MSSISAQHSDTTFASSFEVQKIREMFPILHQEVNGKPLVYFDNAATTQKPQSVIDALNHYYTHDNANIHRGIHTLAERATAAFEETRQAIQAFLGAREPEEIIFTKGTTDSINLVAHSFGKANVKEGDEIIISAMEHHSNIVPWQILCEDKGAKLKVIPVNEQGEILIDEYQKLLSEKTKLVSVVYASNSLGTINPVKEIVDLAHSYGAVVVLDGAQASAHLEIDVQELNCDFFALSAHKMYGPTGVGVLYGKRRLLEKMPPYQAGGEMISNVSFEKTTYNDIPYKFEAGTPNIADVVAFKQAIDFIQSIGKAKIQAHEQALLAYAHQQLEQIPGLKIIGTAREKVSVASFVIDQVFHFDIGQMLDARGIAIRTGHHCTQPLMDRYGIEGTARASFSVYNTKEEIDNLVEGLSKIVKMMRK, from the coding sequence ATGAGTAGCATTTCAGCGCAACATAGCGATACAACATTTGCATCTTCTTTTGAGGTGCAAAAGATTCGTGAGATGTTTCCTATTCTTCATCAGGAAGTCAATGGAAAACCTCTTGTCTATTTCGATAATGCTGCTACTACACAAAAACCACAATCTGTCATTGATGCCTTAAATCATTATTATACCCATGATAATGCCAATATCCATAGAGGTATCCACACTTTGGCGGAACGTGCTACTGCTGCTTTTGAAGAAACAAGACAGGCTATACAGGCATTTTTAGGAGCCCGTGAGCCTGAAGAAATCATTTTTACCAAAGGTACTACGGATAGTATCAACTTGGTGGCTCATTCTTTTGGCAAAGCAAATGTCAAAGAAGGTGACGAGATCATCATTTCTGCGATGGAACATCACTCCAATATTGTTCCCTGGCAAATTTTATGTGAAGACAAAGGAGCGAAGCTTAAAGTAATTCCTGTAAATGAGCAGGGTGAGATATTAATAGATGAGTACCAAAAACTGTTGAGTGAAAAAACTAAGCTGGTAAGTGTAGTATATGCTTCTAACAGTTTAGGTACAATTAATCCAGTAAAAGAGATCGTTGATTTAGCCCATTCTTATGGTGCAGTGGTCGTGCTGGATGGAGCTCAGGCTTCTGCTCACCTGGAGATTGATGTACAGGAACTCAATTGTGATTTCTTTGCCTTGTCAGCACATAAAATGTATGGTCCTACCGGGGTGGGTGTGTTGTATGGTAAAAGAAGGCTGTTAGAAAAAATGCCTCCTTACCAGGCAGGTGGTGAGATGATCAGCAACGTAAGTTTTGAGAAAACCACTTACAATGATATTCCTTACAAATTTGAGGCTGGTACTCCCAACATTGCAGATGTGGTGGCTTTCAAACAGGCCATTGATTTTATCCAGAGCATTGGTAAAGCAAAAATTCAAGCCCATGAGCAGGCATTGTTGGCCTATGCACATCAACAACTAGAGCAAATTCCCGGTCTGAAAATTATTGGAACAGCCCGGGAGAAAGTAAGTGTGGCCTCTTTTGTCATTGATCAGGTTTTTCATTTTGATATTGGGCAAATGCTGGATGCCAGAGGTATTGCCATACGTACCGGTCATCATTGTACACAACCCCTTATGGATAGATATGGTATTGAAGGAACAGCCAGAGCTTCTTTTTCTGTTTATAATACCAAAGAGGAAATTGACAATTTGGTGGAAGGCTTATCAAAGATCGTAAAAATGATGCGTAAATAA